The genomic segment TTCTTTCCAGCTCTTCGCCGTAATTGACCGTCCTGGAGGACTGATCCAGGTCTCTCCTTTCAGCAGCCTCCAGCACGGCTCTTCTGAGCTCCTCTATTCCCTCTCCTTTATGTGCTACCGTCGGAACCACGGGTACACCGAGAAGTTCTGATAGTCTTTCATGATCGATCTCCATCCCGCTTTTCCGTGCCAGATCCATCATGTTCAGACACACCACCACGTTCTGTCCCAACTCCAACAGCTGGATCACCAGATAGAGATTGCGCTCCAGGTTGGAGGCGTCGACGATCGTCACCACCACGTCCGGGTTTTCGGTCACGAGGTAATCCCTGGCGATCTTCTCGTCTATCGAGTAGGCGCTCAGGCCATATGTTCCGGGCAGGTCTACCACATTTACCTTTGTATCGCCGTGCTGATATTCCCCCTCTTTCCGTTCCACCGTCACGCCGGGCCAGTTTCCCGTGCGTTGGTGCGATCCGGTCAGCGCGTTGAAAACGGTGGTCTTGCCGGAGTTTGGGTTGCCCGCCAGGGCGATGGTAATGGAATTCATCCCATCTCCTCCTTCATCTTTCGGGAACAACGAGGATTTTATGTGCCATGCCGAATCCTATCCCGATCCTCAGGTTACCTTTAGCGATTATAACCGGACCGGGGCCGTTTTGAAGCACATCCACCACGTCGCCGGGCCTAACGCCGATCTCCATCAATCTGTGTAATATCCCTCTGCCGCCGGCGACGTTCACCACTCTCACCCTTCCTCGCCCCACCATAGATAGAGGTATCATGACTTCCTTTCCACGATCACCGATTCGGCCTCTTCCTTTCTGAGGGAGAGGTGATACCCTTTCACCTTGACCTCCACCGGGTCTCCCAAGGGTGCGACTCTGATCACCTCGACCGTTTCGCCGAGGACGATCCCCATGTCCAATAGCCTTCTTTTGACCGGGCCTTCGCCCCTTAGCTTCAGGATTTCTCCCTTCTCACCCGGCTTAAGCTCCCTAAGCGTTATCCCACTCATGCTTCCACCTCTCGGGCAATGTTCGGGTCTTTGGCCCGTCTCGATGAAATAGTGAAAGCTCGTGAGCCACAGAGGCTCTCCTTCCGGGCACTCCTCGATGAACTCAATGAAAGCCAGCATCCTCTCCAGTCCTTCGGCGCTGATATGGTGCTCTATGGCGCAAGCGTCCGTCCCCGCCGTCTCCGGAGGCAGCCCTAGTACCTCGTTGAAGAACCGGTAGAGGGTTTTGTGCCTTCTGTAGATCTCCCTTGCGACGGAGGCTCCCCTCTCGGTCAACTCGACATACCCATATCGCTCATGCACCACGAGCCCCTTCTCCTGCAAGGTCTTAAGGGCGCCGACCACCGAAGGGGGCTTGATCCTCAATTTCTCAGCGAGATCCTTCACCCTTACGACCTTTTCTTTAAGCCCCGTGACCCAGATCGCCTCAAGATAATCCTCAAGACTGGGAGTTAAGGCTTCCATCCGTCTCACCTGTCGCTTGGACTAAAAATGTTAGGCTAGGCTAATTATAACATCGGAAGGAGAGTTTGTCAAGTCTTTGAGGGTTTTCGATAATCGGGCTTCGAGATAGAAGGGCTTACATCCTCTCCGGCGCCCTTATGCCTAGAAGGGAAAGCCCGTTGCGGATCACCTGGCCAACTGCATCGGCCAATATCATCCTGGCCTGGGTTAAAGGCATATTCTCCCTATCCAGGACGCGGTGTCTATCGTAGAAGGCGTGGAACCTGGTGGCCAGATCCAGAAGGTAATAGGGTATCCGATGGGGTTCAAGTGACTGGGCAGCGCCGAGGATAACTTCGGGATATTGGGCCAGAGATCTCATCAGTGAGACCTCCTCATCGTTGCCCAGGAGCGATAGATCCACCCGCTCTATGGGCCATCGTTCTATGCCGCGCTCGGCCGCCTGGCGGAATATGCTGCAGATACGAGCGTGGGCGTATTGGATGTAGAAGACCGGATTGTCGTTGGCTTGGCTGATCGCCAGATCCATATCGAAATCCAGATGGGTCGAATGGCTGCGCATGACGAAGAAGAATCGGGCAACGTCCACAGCAAACCTCTCGTCAACCGTCTCGGCGAGCTCATCCAATAGATCCGCCAGGGTTATAAACTCGCCCTTCCGCTTGGACATCTTGACGGACTGGCCGCCGCGGACCAACCTGACCATCTGAACGATCATGATCTGAAGCCTTTCGGGATCTATCCCCATCGCCTGGATGGCGGCTTTGAGCCTGACGATGTATCCGTAGTGATCCGGTCCCCAGATATCTATAACCCTATCGAAGCCCCGCTCGAATTTGTCGTAGTGATAGGCGATATCCGGCACAACATAGGTGTATTCGCCGTCGCTCTTTATGAGGACCCTGTCCTTATCGTCGCCGAAATCGGTCGATCGGAACCAGACAGCGCCGTCCCTCTCATAAAGATAACCCTTTTCCCGCAGCCTCTCCAGTATCATCTCGGGTTTCCCGGAATCCCTTATCGCCTTCTCGCTGGTCCAGACGTCGAAGAAGACCCTGAACCGCTCGAGGTCCCGTTTTTGCCACTCGACCATCCTGGCGCATCCGATCTCCCTGAACAGCTCCAGCCGCTCCCTCTCGTCCATTCGAGCTAGATCATCGCCACGTTCCTGGATCAGTGATTTGGCAAGCTCCGTGACGTATTCCCCCTTGTATCCGTCCTCAGGAAAGGGGACGTCGTTACCTATGAGCTGTTGATATCGGGCCTCGATCGATTTTGCGAGCCTATAGGCCTGGCCACCTGCATCGTTTATGTAGAACTCCCTTGTGACATCATACCCAACAGCCTGAAGGATGTTGACCAGGGAATCACCCACTGAAGCAGCCCTTCCGTTTACGACGTTAAGCGGGCCGGTGGGGTTGGTACTGACGAACTCGACCTGGACCTTTTTCCCTTTACCCAGGTCGCATCTGCCGAAATCCTCCTTTTGTGAGGTTATCTGGCGCAGGAGGTTCTCGAGCCAGCCCTTTGAAAGCTTTATGTTTATGAATCCAGGTCCGGCTATCTCGACTGACTCTATCAGTCCGTCCGCGGAATCCATCCGCGAGACGATTTCCTCCGCCACTTTTCTGGGCTGGGTTTTAATTCGACTGGCGAGTTCCAGGGCGACCGTACAGGCCAGATCGCCGAATCTTTCATCACGCGGCCTTTCCAGCTTCACCTTGGGGATCTGGACTTCCGGAATAACGCCCTGGGATATAGCCTTATCTATCGCCTGTTCTATCGCTCGAGCGATCCTCTCTCTGACCTTCCCAGTCACCTTTTATTCCTCCTCAAATTCCCCAATAAGTTCTTCGATATCAAACTCCAGAGGTATCTCCTCCGGTTCCCTCTCCTCAGGGGGCTCGCCGCCGAGCTCTATCATGGGCGAATCAGCCCAGAGCCTCTCGAGCTGATAGAACTCCCTCGCCTCCTCCAGGAAGACATGAACGACCACGTCGATGTAATCCAGAACGACCCAGCTCGTCTTCGGCGGCCCCTCACGGTGATAGGGTCTCATATCGTGTCTCTCA from the Candidatus Poribacteria bacterium genome contains:
- a CDS encoding ferrous iron transport protein A: MIPLSMVGRGRVRVVNVAGGRGILHRLMEIGVRPGDVVDVLQNGPGPVIIAKGNLRIGIGFGMAHKILVVPER
- the rsfS gene encoding ribosome silencing factor; translation: MAELAAKAALDKLAYDVIIVDLRDHNTFTDFFVICSANSEIHLESICRGIEDELERHDMRPYHREGPPKTSWVVLDYIDVVVHVFLEEAREFYQLERLWADSPMIELGGEPPEEREPEEIPLEFDIEELIGEFEEE
- a CDS encoding metal-dependent transcriptional regulator, which produces MEALTPSLEDYLEAIWVTGLKEKVVRVKDLAEKLRIKPPSVVGALKTLQEKGLVVHERYGYVELTERGASVAREIYRRHKTLYRFFNEVLGLPPETAGTDACAIEHHISAEGLERMLAFIEFIEECPEGEPLWLTSFHYFIETGQRPEHCPRGGSMSGITLRELKPGEKGEILKLRGEGPVKRRLLDMGIVLGETVEVIRVAPLGDPVEVKVKGYHLSLRKEEAESVIVERKS
- a CDS encoding arginine--tRNA ligase → MTGKVRERIARAIEQAIDKAISQGVIPEVQIPKVKLERPRDERFGDLACTVALELASRIKTQPRKVAEEIVSRMDSADGLIESVEIAGPGFINIKLSKGWLENLLRQITSQKEDFGRCDLGKGKKVQVEFVSTNPTGPLNVVNGRAASVGDSLVNILQAVGYDVTREFYINDAGGQAYRLAKSIEARYQQLIGNDVPFPEDGYKGEYVTELAKSLIQERGDDLARMDERERLELFREIGCARMVEWQKRDLERFRVFFDVWTSEKAIRDSGKPEMILERLREKGYLYERDGAVWFRSTDFGDDKDRVLIKSDGEYTYVVPDIAYHYDKFERGFDRVIDIWGPDHYGYIVRLKAAIQAMGIDPERLQIMIVQMVRLVRGGQSVKMSKRKGEFITLADLLDELAETVDERFAVDVARFFFVMRSHSTHLDFDMDLAISQANDNPVFYIQYAHARICSIFRQAAERGIERWPIERVDLSLLGNDEEVSLMRSLAQYPEVILGAAQSLEPHRIPYYLLDLATRFHAFYDRHRVLDRENMPLTQARMILADAVGQVIRNGLSLLGIRAPERM